The Microcoleus sp. FACHB-672 sequence GTAATAGTGGAGAGAGTACAGAGGGTTTGAAACCCAACTATCCAGACTCAGCAGCCGCTCCATCCCGATCCATTTCAAACTGCGCTCTTCAACAATGAGCTGACGAAAACCTTTGCCGGTGTGAGCAAAAGTGTTATCTAAACGCTTCCTTTATACCTGCCTTCAGATTGCAACGCTCAGCTCGAAGTCTGGCGATTTCTGGAACCGCATTGAAATATTACGTTTATAACGGAGATTAAATGGATTTGTCATTCAAGGATCTAGGTCTTTCTGATTCGCGTGTTAGCCATCTAGAGACCCTAGGTTTCACGACCCCGACCGCAATTCAAGCTGAAGCGATTCCCCATCTGTTGGCGGGTCGAGATGTGGTAGGACAAGCACAAACCGGCACAGGCAAGACGGCAGCGTTTTCTTTGCCAATGCTGGATCAAATTGATGTCAGTAATTCAGCGGTTCAAGCGCTGATTCTGACACCCACTCGTGAGTTAGCCATTCAAGTATCTGACGCCATCCGCGATATTGGTGGAGATCGTCGGATGGGTGTGTTAGCCGTTTACGGAGGTCAAGCGATTGATCGCCAAATCCGCACCTTACAGCGCGGCGCACAAATTGTTGTGGGTACGCCTGGACGGGTAATTGATTTACTTGATCGCGGCAACCTCAAGCTCAGCCAGCTGAGCTGGCTGGTGCTGGATGAAGCCGATGAAATGCTCAGCATGGGCTTTATTGATGATGTAGAGAAAATTCTCAGCCAAGCACCGGCAACCCGGCAGACGGCCTTTTTCTCCGCCACAATGGAACCCTCCATTCGGGCGCTGGTCAGCAAGCACCTGCGTTCGCCGGTTAACGTCAGCATCAAACAACCGAAAGCGACACCAAAGCAAATCAATCAGGTTGTTTACATGGTGCCTCGTGGCTGGACAAAAGCCAAAGCTTTACAGCCAATCTTGGAATTGGAAGATCCGGAAACAGCAATTATCTTTGTGCGGACACGACGTGCTGCAGCCGAGTTGACGAGCGAATTGCAAGCAGCCGGCCACAGTGCAGATGAGTATCACGGCGACCTCAACCAAGCTCAGCGCGAGCGGTTGTTGTATCGGTTCCGTCAGCAGCAAGTGCGGTGGATCGTCGCTACAGATATTGCGGCACGGGGTTTAGATGTGGAACACTTAACCCATGTCATTAACTATGACTTGCCGGACAGTGTGGAAAGCTATGTACACCGGATCGGTCGTACAGGGCGCGCTGGCAAAGCAGGAACTGCAATTTCCCTGGTTCAGCCCTTTGATC is a genomic window containing:
- a CDS encoding DEAD/DEAH box helicase; this translates as MDLSFKDLGLSDSRVSHLETLGFTTPTAIQAEAIPHLLAGRDVVGQAQTGTGKTAAFSLPMLDQIDVSNSAVQALILTPTRELAIQVSDAIRDIGGDRRMGVLAVYGGQAIDRQIRTLQRGAQIVVGTPGRVIDLLDRGNLKLSQLSWLVLDEADEMLSMGFIDDVEKILSQAPATRQTAFFSATMEPSIRALVSKHLRSPVNVSIKQPKATPKQINQVVYMVPRGWTKAKALQPILELEDPETAIIFVRTRRAAAELTSELQAAGHSADEYHGDLNQAQRERLLYRFRQQQVRWIVATDIAARGLDVEHLTHVINYDLPDSVESYVHRIGRTGRAGKAGTAISLVQPFDRRKLQQIERHVRQALKVQTVPSRSQIEGRQLEKLKNKVLDALTGERLASFLPIVAQLSEEYDAHAIAAAALQMAYDQTRPSWLRTDAPVDDQSGAPKPKLIKRMKTSAHAD